One genomic window of Octopus bimaculoides isolate UCB-OBI-ISO-001 chromosome 2, ASM119413v2, whole genome shotgun sequence includes the following:
- the LOC106876846 gene encoding uncharacterized protein LOC106876846, whose protein sequence is MAVPLTTTAAYLTATSTAAGPTVPIAAEAVPSPAITAITATSVSLTEITAETSMISTTAMIAPPSMVIAITTAPLPTSAVAGPTPSPPPVIPAPAASAPATPAATAPVPATAATVTPTPTDAPPPTSDYGDASAVPGTRSNDASPTTDPPSGYRKGDSSRH, encoded by the coding sequence ATGGCAGTACCCCTAACGACAACAGCAGCTTACCTAACGGCTACGTCTACAGCAGCAGGCCCGACAGTTCCAATAGCAGCAGAGGCAGTACCATCGccagcaataacagcaataacagcgaCGTCAGTATCCCTAACGGAAATAACAGCAGAAACATCAATGATATCTACAACTGCAATGATAGCGCCTCCATCAATGGTGATAGCCATAACAACGGCACCTTTGCCAACATCGGCAGTGGCGGGACCAACACCATCGCCACCTCCAGTGATTCCAGCACCAGCAGCGTCAGCACCAGCAACGCCAGCAGCAACAGCGCCAGTCCCAGCAACAGCGGCGACAGTGACGCCAACACCAACAGATGCACCACCGCCAACAAGCGACTACGGAGATGCATCGGCTGTTCCGGGAACTCGTTCAAACGACGcctctccaaccacagatcctcCGTCAGGATACCGGAAAGGAGATTCGTCACGTCATTAG
- the LOC106876849 gene encoding nucleolar protein 16 produces the protein MPKGVGRKVRSKHNYKYNVNRRKENKKRKKMPNIDCALIKKFWDKGKSSQSNFEDMGLCFDPNKTLPIPNVKDIMGYRSLEAETMEVDKTTKKPRRKEFVVKGLEEEANQAEKRPKSMPEEEVKYCVLMMEKYGEDYEKMARDYRNYYQDTPNQIKKKINKFKNMEKQYKKYLASRNSGKATMEMDTATKTELEIET, from the exons ATGCCTAAAGGTGTTGGCCGAAAAGTCCGTTCGaagcataattataaatataatgttaaccgaagaaaggaaaataagaaaaggaagaaaatgccCAATATTGATTG TGCTTTGATAAAGAAATTCTGGGACAAGGGTAAATCTTCACAAAGCAACTTTGAAGACATGGGACTTTGTTTTGATCCTAATAAAACACTGCCTATTCCAAATGTAAAG GATATCATGGGTTATCGAAGCCTTGAAGCTGAAACGATGGAAGTGgataaaacaacaaagaaacctCGTAGAAAAGAATTTGTTGTAAAAG GTTTAGAAGAAGAAGCAAATCAAGCAGAAAAACGGCCAAAATCCATGCCAGAAGAAGAAGTCAAATACTGTGTACTAATGATGGAAAAATATGGGGAAGACTATGAA aaaatgGCAAGAGATTACAGGAACTATTATCAAGATACACCAAATCAAATtaagaaaaagataaacaaatttaaaaatatggaaaagcaatataaaaaatatttagcatCAAGGAATTCAGGGAAAGCAACGATGGAAATGGacacagcaacaaaaacagaGCTGGAAATAGAGACATAA